Genomic segment of Arctopsyche grandis isolate Sample6627 chromosome 11, ASM5162203v2, whole genome shotgun sequence:
CTCCAATTCAGACACTGGTCTAACAATGTTGTAACTTTTTAATTGGAGTATGTTCGCACATAAATTCAATTGTGTTGTGCATTTTTCATATGAATTAATTCCACAAACGACCGGTtcaaatatattgtattgttatttCCTAGCATATGTTTCACAAATCGGTTAtcgatttgtattttattttattttattgtcacaatcaatacacactcgccattacagatttgctccaatgcgacgggtgtacgttaatgaaatacataaacaatcagaaatcagaaatacagtaatacatacatatagaatcagaatatatagaatataacaattaatcagaaataataatcatagtgacatctatggatttcagattactgtgtataattaatacaaattatacacaggcagatttttgtgacaacaggattagattttttaataccaattttcaggaaccgtttcagcaatgatcagataaaattggcaaactctgatagagaaacgatcgatttggggtcacaaaacccccaaatctaaccagcagtggcgaggacacgaacctatgacctcagtgatgctaaatatatacgctatcactaagccaaactgctggctaatgtatgATAATCGTATATAATTGTTTCATATATAATGAAGGAatacttaataattaaaaagtgtACAAAGCAGATTGTACAATGTTTTgaaatgtgtgattttttttgtttgtttcagtATGGTATGTTATCGAAAAATCGATGAACCACTCTAAGCAGAATGTGTACATATTAATGAATGACCGTTGTCATTAAATAATGTGAGCGTTACATTATCATTGACATTTACAATAGTTGGGGTCAAATTTCGCATACTATCATGAGATTTTCGATGGGCAAAGTTCAGTactattatatcatacataaataacacTTTGATTTGTCTACATTATTATAAACTTTGCTATAAGAAAACATTTTGCCGttgatatctatgtataataaatatttttgagacCAGTTCTTTGAATCAATAAGTGATGTTTTGGTGAATACTCTCGGCTATCGAAAAGAGATGAAAATCACAAGCTGCCACATCTGAACTGGTCCAATACCTCTGATCAGATCTGTCGTTTATTTAACagataataaaatactataacaTCTAAATTATTCAGAAAATCGAAGCTTACTAACATCACAAACAGTAAAGATATTTTTCTGACCCGGTTGCATTCCGACACATCAACTTGACTTGTCTTAACCAAACGATCCTTACTTAAATTATCCTCATATATACAGCAATACAATTCTCATAATACAGCCTTAGATATTTTATCGTGCGTCATCATTCAATCCCATTatgacactgagcaacaaaaaaatcacgctTTTTACTTACcaaagcggagactaatcattCTTTACCGAGTTTAGCctactgaattcaaatatgacaatgatttttgttggtttcttctcgtttatgagatatgggcttttgcagtttttaactcacaatctagtattgctgtgccaaaggtgagtattggaatcaatagtcagatgttttttatattgatggtaattttttaatgcttcaaaataattataattaattatctagcgaattttagaagtcaaaaatattttttgttcacGAGCTATCAAGCATTTATTGGCCCAGTTCATTTCACTACATTTACAAGGCTTAGTTTTCAATCtcgatgttttttattattttatttgaacatagtaattcgagcggtaaatgattttaaattacaatatgaaatgttctGGGTACGTCGTCCGTTCATCGTTCATAAGTGAGAATCGTTTGgatagtaaaaatttaaatttttattttttaataaaatgtttactattaaattagtcatgtttaagcggtttatattacaaataccgagcgaagccgggtaatacagctagtgtacaataaaatgtatgcacaattcatagatgtctcgttaatttgcgagttttcagtgtctcgtaattcagcgacttgtataataaaaaggttgtggctatttgcaggtactatacatatctgcgacaggctcaaagccttctgcgcatgcgcgtgaacttataatccgattataatttcttacatttaatgtatgctagacttgtttaatcaatcgttcattatacatgagacaaacaaatttcgcacgttattatatcatttagccAGTTCGCGGCTTCTACTTGTacgtaggtattatacgttgtatatgataatatttttttaacaattaataatattaactaatttggattatattttttactccacgtcactttacgagttcgaactaaattttaagaggtttaaaacaaaattttaacggtAAACACGCTGatagtgacagttcacgcgcatgcgcagaagactttgcacctgtcgcagatattgtaccacctgtcgcagatattgtacctgcaaatagccaataattcgcagatctagtacctgcaaatagccaataatttaaagatatagtacctgcaaatagccaaaacctaataaaaatgctttattgtttgtaattggctaggaagtttacctgtaaggccttcctggtataaaatgtaataaaataaaaaataaaaataaactagaaGACggctacaaaaaaaattgtcatattcgaattcagtgggttaaaTTTAGTAGGTACAGTTCGAATAGTCATTGTTATTAATTCACAAACTACCTGTTTCAGTGGCTGCTCTTCATGGCGTCTGCGGTGAACGCCTTCTCTCCGGGAGACATTACCGTTTTGTTCTTCCCAAACGTATCACATCAGCAACGGGTGCAACGCCACTGGATACTGCAAGTGTGCAGCATCGTCTGCATCACGTCAGCCTTCATCATCATCGTGGCCAACAAAATTCGCGCCGACAAGTACCACTTCACGTCGCTCCATGGCTGCTTCGGCCTTACTTCCTTCATCATCGCAGCGGCGACGGGCTTAGGTGGAGTTGCCACTTTGTACAGCTCCAAACTGAAGGCACTTTTGTCTCCGGTCTACATAAAATTGCTGCACAGCTGCTTTGGCATCATAACCTTCATCTTCGGCACCGTGACAATGATCCTGCCGCTGTTCTCCAGCTGGTGGACCAGCGGTGACTTCTTCCGATATGGCATTACGGCCATGTTGATCTTCATTTTGGTATTCACCGTGCTGCGGCCTTGGGTGAAGTTCTACGTGAGGATCACCGAGAGGGTCGTCTACTTACGGTCGACGAATTAACttgatataataattgtatactTGAAATATATCAATGTGCATTTCGAATATGATCTCGTTGTGTCTATGAACGGCCGCATGAAGCTTCCTGATGgcttttttcattgattttttatacttgaatattaattcaaattatatttttgatggTTTTACGAGTCGAGTCAGTTTCACCAGGAAAGTGACTCAACATTATGCTTTAACTATAGTAAAATTACTGTAAATATTCCTGGTGCATACtatatttcatttatcaaaGCACTATGGAGCCAGTTTGAACTtgctacaaaataataaatatttcaataattataatCCATAAGAAGCTGATTGTAAATGAATtgacaattaaatttgatttctcaatatattatattataaataaatattaaactaatGTGAGGCTCCATAATGTCTTTATAGATGGAATTTACTATAACTATTATCATGTGCTGTTTTTAGTTTGTAATTCTATGATTAAATTGTGACCAAATTATCtgtttattttgttataaatataaatatttaatgattattttacatgaacttaaaattatttttatattatacatatttacatattattatatcaaaacCAGATAAACGATTAAAAAACCCCTGAAATTCTTCTAATGAAAGAATAACTCTTATAACATTCCTGTATTTACATAACTGTAACtattataagtatatttatcGATTAATGTTGTGATAACTGTCTTCAGCAATGGCAAAAGTATTAAATCTTTGTTAAGTGTTTAaagtttacataaaatatatttaatacatatgtatattacatatatatttacaaacacaaaaaatatattgttgttcgatagaataaaacaataatgctttaaataaaactaatcaaaaCATAATCCACGTGCTTTTATTAACATTCATGTTCATTTCCAATGATTTTTATCACATgcataattcaattttaatctgTTGTGATGTTTGTTGTGCTAAATGATAAAATTTAGAACTTTTTGGTCCCGTATTTTTGCCTTAATTCGATCATATACTcccacatttttatttaaaatttcatgatATGATCAAAGCTGTAGAATTAAGAATCCAcaggtttttattaaattgctcAGCAGACGGTGCATTTATCTTAAAAACGATCTCTTGCCTCTCCCGTGACGTGAAAATTGGTATTTCCACcagatttttatttgtatatttgctgGAATCCtaaaagaaatataatttcattaaaaataatataatgaatgcTAGTTttgcaaatgtacatatgtactcgcgTACTTTCAAAACGAAGCAAACAGATATAGGTGGTGCTTTGACTTGAATTTCCGAGTCTGTACGGCACGGCTGTAATCTACCAGCTTCCCAAATGGCGCCTTCCAACCATAGGTCTGTCAATATCACTTTTCCAGATGACGCATCTGGttctaaatgaaaaaaaacgtaCTGTTATTGGCCTTAAAAATCCGTGGAATCATTcagcttaaccctttgcccgcggcaataaatatagcgaacaagccctgtacgcggcggcacctttttcgcgaatttggcaatcgagttttcgaccttaaatacagattttaatatttactcaagtaaccagatatgttaattaacacataaagtattattttaaacaataaaatacataatatatctcgtagttttggattaattgtcatataatcattcttcataattgtatgaagacgtgacgtcacataaacgaggtttcagtatggttcaacaaaaaactaattttgactggtatatattcattttaagcaaattgaatagatggcattcaactctcagtaatatattcaaccaattttgaaccttaaatcagttgaaataggcgcatataaggctcaaaatccgatgcaaagttcagaaattctatggaagacggccgcgggcaaactgTTAAGAATACTTACCAGGGTCGTCCCATTTGTAAAAAGCTTCGAGGTTATCCGGAGTAGCGGATAATCTTTGCGAAGCTTGCCAGAGCAATGCATAAATTATGCACTGTGGTTTGAAGAAAGACGACAGAGGAAATATGAAAGCACTATTATCGTCAACTTTGTTCAGGATACGTCTCTGTGCAATTGACGCCCGTTCGCAGAGTCCTGTTATGAAAGCACTTGCCGAAGCGGGTCCAGCACTCCAATAGTCCAACCAAGATTCAGGAGTCTGTTTTGAAATTACACTactgtaaaattatttcaattaaaagttataaaaaaaagttcatcgTCAACCTTATCGGAGATCAACGAGAAGGCTAGCGTTCGCTTTCGCTCGTCTGATGACACGGACAAGGAGTGAAGAGCAACAAGATCGGCGTGAATATTTTGCATAGCCATGTTTGCCAATTCACATTCGCATATAGCCAAAGCTTTCAATCCGTTAATCGTTGTATCgtcctaaaaaaatatacattacatattttttttaagtttaaggaCGAAATCACACAGAGGTGAATGTGGCACGCGGGCTTTTTTTAGATCATTTTAAaaatgcggtgcaaacgatcgacaagcgccagacagactgaaccacatatgaacgacacgtgtaccttatgcgtgcgcactgctcacACTTACACTTagcgaagtcccgacatacctaccctgtatacgttctgtgcttctgatactttagttccgaattttgccttattaaactcgccagaaagatccaactcaattttaataattgcatctgtgcacatcgaaaggttactcgtcatctgatgtgcaatctatcattcgtgaagtcgagaattgcgtttaaagcagccatccagttaatctgtggttcagtctgtctggcacttgtcgatcgtttccaccAAACcctggatatccatagcatattaaaaaataatttctctagtgccataattgaggaagggagaagtctaatacgtttgtatggacaaggcgctggggtccagccctcttaaatgaATACCTGCCACTCTATTGCATAAACGATTATTACCTGAAGATCTTGTTTATTCTTCAATAAACTCTGAGGGCCGCTGTTCAATTTCTTCCACAGACTCAAAATCGGACTCAACTTTTTCCGCAAACCTTTATTGTTGTACTCTTGAACAGTCTCTTTCAAGGCAAGCGCTTCTACAAATTGAATTATGACATTAAATCACACCCAAATCATAATAAAACGAAACAAATCAAATCACACTCACTCAAATGCAAGAGAGCATTGTTCGCTTCGACTTGTTCCTGCATAACTTGTATATTATAGGGCAGACTCAAAAGCGCCGGACCATCGTTTGTGGGAAAATTCGACAACGCGCTAATATAATCCTGAAAAACAcacactttaatttaaaatcagttCAAGCAATTAATAAATACTACATGGCTATATTTCACCTGTAATTTATTCGTCATCGGCAGAGTTATATCAATTCCAAGCGGTTTCCAAGCATGACCAAGAACGCTTTCATCGAAGTGTTTATCCAACAGTGCCGACATCAATAGGGTATCTTGTTCCCATGAGATTCTCCCACTGTAAAATGATTTGCACAACCCTGAAGCAATGGATCTATCTGCTTCCCTCACGGCTATCAGACTTGCTTCCACATCGC
This window contains:
- the LOC143918529 gene encoding transmembrane reductase CYB561D2-like — encoded protein: MSASEVRARARVDALHRCSDSVASGPAMETDGDETPPRDNERAQLTAGAGAGVGVGNGRPDTYTFFTTFFVVLVIAAITGVSFKDGISLFSFHPTLMVFGWLLFMASAVNAFSPGDITVLFFPNVSHQQRVQRHWILQVCSIVCITSAFIIIVANKIRADKYHFTSLHGCFGLTSFIIAAATGLGGVATLYSSKLKALLSPVYIKLLHSCFGIITFIFGTVTMILPLFSSWWTSGDFFRYGITAMLIFILVFTVLRPWVKFYVRITERVVYLRSTN